One window from the genome of Salisaeta longa DSM 21114 encodes:
- a CDS encoding 50S ribosomal protein L25: MEAITLEAQPRETGKKATQAVRKNDHVPCILYGSDTDPVPFQVPTVQMEKLLYRRTSNVVEVSVDGQAWNCILKDYDLHPVTDHPQHVDFQVLREGHKITLTVPIRYQGIPEGQKNGGDTQFIVREVTISCLPSNIPTAIEIDISHLAIGDSIHVYDLDKEFDYKMADGQTLVTVVAPHIETTTTEAAEEEELEEGEELPEGEEGEELPEGEEGEAGTEEA, translated from the coding sequence ATGGAAGCCATAACCCTCGAAGCCCAACCGCGCGAAACCGGCAAGAAGGCCACGCAAGCGGTCCGCAAGAACGACCACGTCCCCTGCATCCTCTACGGTTCGGATACGGACCCGGTGCCCTTCCAGGTGCCCACGGTGCAGATGGAGAAGTTGCTCTACCGCCGCACGTCGAACGTGGTGGAAGTGAGCGTAGACGGCCAAGCGTGGAACTGCATCCTCAAGGACTACGACCTGCATCCGGTTACCGACCACCCGCAGCACGTCGACTTTCAAGTGCTCCGCGAGGGCCACAAGATTACGCTCACGGTGCCCATCCGCTACCAGGGCATTCCGGAGGGCCAGAAGAACGGCGGCGATACGCAATTTATCGTGCGTGAGGTCACCATCTCGTGCCTGCCGTCGAACATCCCGACGGCCATTGAGATCGACATCTCGCACCTTGCCATTGGCGACTCCATCCACGTCTACGACCTGGACAAGGAGTTCGACTACAAGATGGCGGACGGCCAGACCCTCGTAACCGTTGTGGCGCCGCACATCGAAACGACCACCACCGAGGCGGCCGAAGAGGAGGAGCTCGAAGAAGGCGAAGAGCTGCCCGAAGGCGAAGAGGGCGAAGAGCTGCCCGAAGGCGAGGAAGGCGAAGCGGGAACCGAAGAAGCCTAG
- a CDS encoding aspartate/glutamate racemase family protein has product MAQPTKEVIGVLGGMGPHAGLDLVRKIFDQTDARIDQEHLPVALLSYPERIIDRSTFLFGQTDENPAYAMAAIARQLDRVGAVVGAVPCNTAHAPAIFDVMCEEVARTGHSIRMLHMIDETVRFMQTHLPDIGCVGTLSTLAVYELGLHRRPMEAAGFEVVTPDTAIQKEVVNQTIFDETYGLKAHSNPVTPKARKQLLYAIDHLREKGADAVVLGCTELPLAPLVGELDLPLIDPTEIVARALIEAVHPEHLRPLAPHYAAYATTP; this is encoded by the coding sequence ATGGCGCAGCCCACGAAGGAAGTCATTGGCGTGCTTGGCGGCATGGGGCCGCACGCAGGCCTCGACCTGGTTCGCAAGATTTTCGATCAGACCGACGCCCGCATCGACCAGGAGCACCTGCCGGTGGCCCTGCTCTCGTACCCGGAGCGCATCATTGACCGAAGCACCTTCCTGTTTGGGCAAACCGACGAAAATCCGGCGTACGCCATGGCCGCCATTGCGCGCCAGCTCGACCGTGTGGGTGCCGTGGTGGGGGCCGTGCCATGCAACACGGCGCATGCCCCGGCGATCTTCGACGTGATGTGCGAGGAGGTTGCGCGCACGGGCCATTCCATTCGCATGCTGCACATGATCGACGAGACGGTGCGCTTTATGCAAACGCACCTGCCCGACATCGGCTGTGTGGGGACGCTCTCCACGCTTGCGGTGTACGAGCTGGGCCTGCACCGCCGCCCGATGGAAGCCGCGGGCTTCGAGGTGGTAACGCCCGACACGGCCATCCAAAAAGAGGTCGTGAACCAAACGATCTTCGACGAAACGTACGGCCTGAAGGCGCACAGCAATCCGGTGACGCCCAAGGCGCGCAAGCAGCTGCTCTACGCCATCGATCATCTCCGCGAGAAAGGCGCCGATGCGGTGGTGCTGGGCTGCACCGAGCTGCCGCTGGCTCCGCTGGTAGGAGAGTTGGACCTGCCGCTCATCGATCCGACAGAAATCGTGGCGCGCGCGCTCATCGAGGCGGTACACCCGGAGCACCTGCGTCCCCTGGCGCCGCACTATGCCGCCTACGCCACCACGCCGTGA
- a CDS encoding ribose-phosphate diphosphokinase has protein sequence MPASSDSRVVIFGGRSNPALARRIAASYGTSLGDVTIREFADGEIYVSYGESIRGADVFIIQSTHPHADNWMELLLMIDAAKRASARQVTAVIPYFGYARQERKDQPRVSIAAKLMANMLTTAGADRVLTMELHAPPIQGFFDVPVDHLYGSGVLIDHVRAYELENFVVVAPDVGALKMARAYAQKLNANIALIDKRRPRQNEARVMNIIGDVEGMNVMLIDDIVDTAGTLTRAATALREAGALDIMAACTHALLSGPAYERIEASPLERLIITDTIPLKRPSDSIEVVSVAGLFAKAIRHIYTNQSVSTLFKD, from the coding sequence ATGCCTGCTTCCTCCGACAGCCGCGTTGTCATCTTCGGGGGCCGCTCGAACCCGGCGCTCGCCCGCCGCATCGCGGCCTCGTATGGCACCTCCCTCGGCGACGTGACGATCCGCGAATTTGCCGACGGCGAGATCTATGTGAGCTACGGCGAGTCGATTCGCGGCGCGGATGTCTTCATCATACAGAGCACCCATCCGCACGCCGACAACTGGATGGAGCTGCTCCTTATGATTGACGCGGCCAAGCGGGCCTCCGCGCGGCAGGTGACGGCCGTCATTCCGTACTTTGGCTATGCCCGCCAGGAGCGGAAAGACCAGCCGCGCGTGTCGATTGCGGCCAAGCTGATGGCCAACATGCTCACCACCGCGGGCGCCGACCGCGTGCTGACGATGGAGCTGCATGCCCCGCCCATCCAGGGCTTTTTTGATGTGCCGGTCGACCACCTGTACGGCTCGGGCGTGCTCATCGATCATGTGCGCGCCTACGAGCTGGAAAACTTCGTGGTGGTTGCGCCCGATGTGGGCGCCCTCAAGATGGCGCGGGCCTACGCGCAGAAGCTGAACGCGAACATTGCGCTGATTGACAAGCGCCGCCCGCGCCAAAACGAGGCGCGCGTCATGAACATCATTGGCGACGTCGAGGGCATGAACGTCATGCTGATCGACGACATCGTGGACACGGCGGGCACGCTCACCCGCGCCGCCACCGCCCTCCGCGAAGCCGGCGCCCTCGACATCATGGCCGCCTGCACGCACGCGCTCCTCTCGGGGCCGGCCTACGAGCGCATCGAAGCCTCGCCGTTAGAGCGCCTCATCATCACCGACACCATTCCGCTGAAGCGCCCGTCCGACAGCATCGAAGTGGTTTCGGTGGCCGGCCTGTTTGCCAAAGCCATTCGCCACATCTACACCAACCAGTCGGTGTCCACCCTTTTCAAGGATTAA